In the Actinomycetota bacterium genome, TCGGGAACCCATCCCAACAGGGGAAGGTCGCTGCGCGAGGCCAGCGCAAGGGCATCCTCCTTGCCGCGGGCGCGGTTCACCAGTAGGCCGAGCCTGCGGTAGTTCACCGCCTCCTCGGCCACCCTTCGTATGGCCTCGGCCACGTTGAGGCTCTTGGGGGTGGGGTCGCAAACCAGCAGGAGGTGGCTCACGGAACGCATCACCCTGCGGTTCACCTGTTCGACCCCCGCCTCGGCGTCGACGAGGGTGAGGTCGAAATGAGCCGACAGGGACTCGATAGCCTCGCGCAGCAGGGTGTTGAGCTGGCAGTAGCACCCCTCGTCCTCGGGGCGTCCCACAGAGAGGAATCCCAGCCCGCCGTTCTGGTGCACGGCCTGCATGAGCTTGTAATCCACCGATGCCGCGAGGTCCAGGCTGTCCGTGGCGTGTTCCTTCACCGTATCGATGATCTCCTTGCGGATATCGTTGACCGTGCGCTCCGGAAAGATGCTCAAGGCCATGCCCAGGCCCACGGCGGGGTCGGCGTCCACCAGCAACACCCTGCCTTCCCCGCGTTCGGAGAGGAGGCGCGCCAGCAGCGCCGAGACGGTGGTCTTGCCCACCCCTCCCTTGCCGCACACCGCCAGGACGTCGCGCCCGGGAAGTCCTCCGCCCTTCATGCCCTCATCCTCCACGTCATGCCTCCGCGTCTTCCCCTTGCCGCGCGGGCGGTTCGGGGCGTCCTTCGGCGCCGGCCGCCCCCTCTCCCTTCTCCCGTTGCAGGCGGTCGCGGATCTGCCGCAGCTCCACCACGCTGTCGCACACCTCGAGGTACTCGCATTCCTCGCAGTCGAAGTTCATCTCCTCGTACATCTTGATCAGGGCCTCGACGATGTCCATGACCTTGTCCCCCGGGGAGGCCAGGGACTCGATGTCCTCGCGGTCCGAGGTGACCATGAGCACCTCGGCGGAGCGCACGAAGGGCAGCTCCTTGACCGCCTGGATGAGGGCGCTCCCCAGGATCTGGGCGCTGAAGCCCGCCGCAAGGGCATCCTTGGAGATGCGGCACCACACCGACTGCCTGCCCGGGAAGACCCGGGCCATGAACCCGCGCAGCCTGAGGTTGTAGGTGGCGTCGCGCAGGTCTCGGTAGCAGTCGTATTCGTCCTCGAACTCCCCTCCCGCCACCACCACCTGGGCATAGGGGAGGCTGGAGGAGGTCGCCTGCGTGAAATCCGGGCCTACCAGCACGATGCGGCCGTCGCTCACCCCGCCCTCCGTATCCCAGAGCAGGAGCGAGCGGGAGGCGGCGCCGGGATTGCCCAGCTCCAGCCCGGTGTCCTCGCTGAGGATCACCTGGGCGGACTCGACGCGCGGCAGGACGGGGGTGAAGGGCAGCACCCGCGCCCTTCCCTCGGCGAGCCGCTCCTCGATGAAGGAGCGGATCTCCTCCAGGGGCTGGTCGAAGAGGCCCAACTCAGTCCTCCTCCACCGCGAGGGCCGCCCCCACCGCGCACGCCAGCTGCGGGTCCAGGGGGAAGGGGACGTATTCGCCCTCCAGGCGGCGGCACGCCAGCCCCACCACCGTTCCCACCCTGGCTACGCCTCCCGTGAAGGTATAGCGCTTGCCCATGCCGAAACGTCTCGCCTGGGAGGCCACGATGCGCGCCACCGCGTCGCAGAGCCCGGCCACGATGTCCCGCGGCGCCTCGCCGTTGTTCACGTGGGTGATGACCTCGCTCTCCACGAAGACCCCGCACTGGGAGCTGATGGGGACCTGTTTGCGTGCCCGCGAGGCCTCCTCTTCGATGCGCTCCACGGGCACGCCCACGGCGCCGCTCATCACCTCCAGGAAGCGCCCCGTCCCGGAGGCGCACTTGTCGTTGCGCATGAAGTCCAGGACCTCGCCCTCCTCGTCCAGCAACAGGGAGGTGATGCTCTGTCCCCCAATGTCCACCACCAGGTCCACTTCCGGCAGGATACACCTCGCCGCCCAGGCGATGCACGCTATCTCGTCCTCCAGGAAGCTGGCCTCGGGGACGAGCTCGGCCCCGCTGCCGGTGGCCACGATGCCGTCGAGGTCATCCCGTTTCAGACCGGCGTCGGCGCAGACCCCGTCCAGGAGTGACTCCATCTCCGAGGTCAGGTTCCCGGTGGTGGCGATGACCCTGGCGGCGAGCAGCCGCTCTCCGTCCATCACCACCGCCTTGGTAAACAGGCTACCGACGTCGCAGCCCAGGCTTTTCATCCCTTCCCTCCCCAGCGAGGGGCTCTACCCCTGGTAAGGATTGTAGCGCGTGCCGTGACACAAGGCCATGATTGCGGAGGCTCCACTAGGAACGGGCGCGGGCCGTTCCCTGCGGTTGCCGTGCCGTCGCCGCGCCGAGTTGCCGCACGTACTTTTCACGATTCTATGTTCACCCATGGGAGCCGGCAAGGGGGGATCCCCCTTTTTTCGGTGGGTGATAACCCCCGCGCCGCCTGGCGGCATGCCGGGCCGTTCATACGGCGGTAGGCGTACCGCAGGCAGGTCCGGAGACGGCGGGCGTAGGGGGCGCGCCCCGCTCCTGCGGGCGAGGAGCCGACGCGGTTAGCGTCCCAGGACCCCGCCGAGTATTCCCCCGGCGGGACCGCTCCCTCCGCTCTTGGGGTCCTGCAGCGTGGTCTTGGGGGCTTCCTCGCTGGGCTGCACCACCACGAATCCGTTTCCCTGGAAGGCGAGCTGGAAGAGCTCTCCGTGCGCGGAGCCGAAGATGCCCTTGGGGCTGGTGAGGTTGGCGTCCACGTGGACGGTGGGGTTCAGCCCCGCCGACCAGGCGATGGTGGCGTTGGGGTCCGTGTAGGTGGGCTGCTCGGGGGTCACCTTCAGGGTCATGGGCTCCCCCTTGGAGATGAGGGCCAGGTAGCCGGTGCCGTTGAGCTCCACCGTCCACAGACCCCCGCTCATCATCCCCGCCGCTCCCTTGATCATCACGATGTCCCAGGAGATGCTGGGGCTGAAGGCGAGGAGGTTCAGCGCCTCCACGGTGATGCTCTCGTTGTTGAGGTAGAGGAGCACGATGTCGTTGGCGGCATCGGCGAGGAAGAGGTCGCCTGTGCCCTGGCAGAGCATGAGGGTGAAGGACTCGCCGGAGATGGCTTTCTTGATCCACTTGGCGGCGCCGCCGCTCCCCTGGCGGGAGAAGCTGATCTGCCCCTGGTAGGCGATCATGGAGCCGGCTTTGGCCAGGACCTGCCCTCCGGAGGCCGCCAAGTTCACGCGCAGCAGCTTCTTGCTCTGCAGGTTGAAGGCGTTGGGGCTCTCCAGCTCCATGGATTCCTTTACCAGTTGCGCGAGGGTGGTAGGGGCCAGCTCCTCGGAGAAGGGCACGCCGACCCCGGAGGGCGCGGGAGCCGGCGCCTGTGGTGGTGGCGCCGCCTGCGGGGGCGGGACCTGGGGGGCCGCCTGCGCCTGGGGAGCGGCGCCCGCGAGCGCCTGGCCGCAGAAGCGGCAGAACGCCGCGCTGTCGGCATTTTCCTGGCCACATCCGGGACAGAACATCTTCATACCTCCTCCGGTGATGGGCCTGCATGGCAGCAGGATCAAGACGACGGGCTGCATAGCAACGGATCGGACAACATCGGCTTATTCATTATAGCCGGGAAGCGAGAACTTCCGGCAAGCGAGCCATGCGGCAGTCACCGCCCTGTGGGACGGCAGGCTGCACCAGGCATGCGATACCCCGCATCGTGAATGAGCGTACAAAGGCGGCGGTAGGCTCACGTAGCGGGCGTCGGCGGACCGCCTCCTGACCTCGCGGCTCCCGCGGCATCGCGCCGAGGTCACGACCGGCCGTATGGTAAATTCTTACAGGCCTCCTGACCTCGCGGCTCCCGCGGTATCGCGCTCGCCGGTCGTGTTGGCCGGCGGGCCCGGAGGAAGGCGGCCGAGAAAGAGGACCTTCGGGGCTTTCACCTGTTCGTATCCCGACCGGGAGAGATCACGGCTCGGCCCCTGTCTCCGGATCAGGCGTCCTTCAGCAGGTAATAGAGGCGCAGGGCGCTGTCGGCGGCCATCTCGGTGCCGATGCCGCGGCCTCCGGCGTCCGATCCCACCAGGTACAGGCCTTGTACGGGCGTGATCTGGGAGGGGCGGAGGGAGACGTCCTGCCCCACCTCCTGGGCCAGCCCTATGCAGTCGCCGCCGCGCCGTCCGCTCAAGGCGGCGATGGCCGGGGTGGTCACGCGCTCCACCCTGTCGGCGCAGGCGTCGATCTCCGGGAAGAGGGACCGCGCTATCTCCTGCGCCAGGTCCAGTATGGCGTCGCATCTCTCCCGGCCCGCCAGGGCCGACGGCGCGGGTGTTCCCACCAGCAGCACGTCCCTGCCGGGGGCCGCCAGGGATTCGTCCCACGCGGCGGGGGCGGTGACGAAGAGAAAGAGGTCCTGCGGGTCCTTCCCGTCCTCGAGATAGTCGAACATATGGAAGGGGTCGAGGTCCGGCAGGTGTAGGAGGCAGGGGGTACGCATGGACCTCATCCGGCCCTCGAGGAAGAACTTCACGGCGATGAAGGCCTCGGAGTCGCGCGCGCTGTCCGCCCGCTCCAGGTACTCGCGGGGGAAATGCTCCCTTCCGGCCAGCCCCACGGTGTTGGCCAGTCCCGCGTTGGAGATGACTAGGTCGGCGGGGATGAACTCCCCCTCCGAAGTGGTCACCCCGCGGGCGCGGCCGCCCTCCACCAATATGTCCGCGGCGGCGCAGCCCCTCCTCGTCTCTCCCCCCAGGCGCTCGAGGGCGTGGAGGCAGGCCGCCGGTATGGCTCCCGCTCCGCCGCGCGGGTAGCAGAGATAGGCGGCGCGCATGGTGCTGGCGAGGATGTAGGCGAACTCCCCCATGGAGGCGCGGTGCCAGGGAAGGACCATGGTCAGCATGGCCTGGGCGTGAAAGGTGCGCAGGAAGTCCGGCGAGACGGAGAGGGGGGAGAGAAAATCCGCCACCGTCACGCCCTGGAGCTCGCGGTAGAGGGGGAAGCGGGGGTCGTGGAACCTCCGCGCGAGGCGCAGCAGGCCACCCGGCCCCAGGCGTTGCAGGGACCTCGCGCCCGTGGAAAGCCATCCCATCTTCTGCCAGCCACTGAGGTGGCCTCTGGCGAAGTTGAAGGCCGAAAGGGGGTCGAGGACGGAGGAGGCCATCTCCAGCTTCCCGCCTCCCGAGAGGCTCAGGGTGAAGGAAGGCCTGCGGGCCACCCATTCCGGACCGCTCCCCAGGATGCGGCCGATCTCGCCGAAGGGCCCAAAGGGGCCGCGCCCGAACATGTGCACGCCCGTGTCCACCACGCATCCATGG is a window encoding:
- a CDS encoding AIM24 family protein — encoded protein: MFCPGCGQENADSAAFCRFCGQALAGAAPQAQAAPQVPPPQAAPPPQAPAPAPSGVGVPFSEELAPTTLAQLVKESMELESPNAFNLQSKKLLRVNLAASGGQVLAKAGSMIAYQGQISFSRQGSGGAAKWIKKAISGESFTLMLCQGTGDLFLADAANDIVLLYLNNESITVEALNLLAFSPSISWDIVMIKGAAGMMSGGLWTVELNGTGYLALISKGEPMTLKVTPEQPTYTDPNATIAWSAGLNPTVHVDANLTSPKGIFGSAHGELFQLAFQGNGFVVVQPSEEAPKTTLQDPKSGGSGPAGGILGGVLGR
- a CDS encoding 2-hydroxyglutaryl-CoA dehydratase, which encodes MKSLGCDVGSLFTKAVVMDGERLLAARVIATTGNLTSEMESLLDGVCADAGLKRDDLDGIVATGSGAELVPEASFLEDEIACIAWAARCILPEVDLVVDIGGQSITSLLLDEEGEVLDFMRNDKCASGTGRFLEVMSGAVGVPVERIEEEASRARKQVPISSQCGVFVESEVITHVNNGEAPRDIVAGLCDAVARIVASQARRFGMGKRYTFTGGVARVGTVVGLACRRLEGEYVPFPLDPQLACAVGAALAVEED
- a CDS encoding NAD(P)/FAD-dependent oxidoreductase, translating into MGGRRVVVIGSGPGGAAAAALMAHAGHRVTLLERNPFFGGKCSSLPRHGCVVDTGVHMFGRGPFGPFGEIGRILGSGPEWVARRPSFTLSLSGGGKLEMASSVLDPLSAFNFARGHLSGWQKMGWLSTGARSLQRLGPGGLLRLARRFHDPRFPLYRELQGVTVADFLSPLSVSPDFLRTFHAQAMLTMVLPWHRASMGEFAYILASTMRAAYLCYPRGGAGAIPAACLHALERLGGETRRGCAAADILVEGGRARGVTTSEGEFIPADLVISNAGLANTVGLAGREHFPREYLERADSARDSEAFIAVKFFLEGRMRSMRTPCLLHLPDLDPFHMFDYLEDGKDPQDLFLFVTAPAAWDESLAAPGRDVLLVGTPAPSALAGRERCDAILDLAQEIARSLFPEIDACADRVERVTTPAIAALSGRRGGDCIGLAQEVGQDVSLRPSQITPVQGLYLVGSDAGGRGIGTEMAADSALRLYYLLKDA
- a CDS encoding AAA family ATPase is translated as MKGGGLPGRDVLAVCGKGGVGKTTVSALLARLLSERGEGRVLLVDADPAVGLGMALSIFPERTVNDIRKEIIDTVKEHATDSLDLAASVDYKLMQAVHQNGGLGFLSVGRPEDEGCYCQLNTLLREAIESLSAHFDLTLVDAEAGVEQVNRRVMRSVSHLLLVCDPTPKSLNVAEAIRRVAEEAVNYRRLGLLVNRARGKEDALALASRSDLPLLGWVPEDETVREFDAGAHSFLELPPCEALQAVESAVLGGGFLDL